From the Montipora capricornis isolate CH-2021 chromosome 2, ASM3666992v2, whole genome shotgun sequence genome, one window contains:
- the LOC138038141 gene encoding uncharacterized protein: MGIEQSIYSTSTLVIALLCVHAPRGRYRAPPFFCLRFHVSVAEPNFLMAEAPVPIPPDVLVAALPAAEAAAAAEVPAAGDNPVAPAEEAEMTVRELQNQLMELKRTSTSNSVGAALLSLQQELAKPPPVFDPYKALAGLESLVDLARDTADARTKRLSTILRQCRPLLGKPQFQSILLKLVGDKEDVEVAKAIQKSLRPSTSWGPSMPPRPPGPGFSRRSSDFSYAPRPPPTCFKCRRRGHIARFCPRN; encoded by the exons ATGGGTATTGAGCAGAGTATTTATTCGACCTCCACACTTGTAATCGCCCTGTTATGCGTTCATGCCCCGAGAGGTCGCTACAGAGCACCCCCTTTTTTTTGCCTTCGTTTCCACGTTTCCGTCGCTGAGCCTAATTTCCTTATGGCCGAAGCTCCTGTTCCTATTCCTCCAGATGTTTTGGTGGCTGCTCTTCCCGCTGCCGAAGCCGCAGCTGCAGCCGAAGTTCCTGCTGCCGGCGATAACCCGGTTGCTCCCGCTGAAGAG GCTGAGATGACCGTTAGAGAACTCCAAAATCAGCTTATGGAATTAAAAAGAACGTCCACGTCCAATTCCGTTGGGGCTGCCCTTTTGTCACTTCAACAAGAGCTTGCTAAGCCTCCCCCGGTGTTCGACCCCTACAAAGCTCTCGCTGGATTAGAATCGCTGGTAGATTTGGCACGGGACACTGCAGACGCCAGGACTAAACGTCTCAGCACGATTCTACGCCAATGCCGCCCCCTCCTGGGCAAGCCGCAGTTCCAAAGCATTTTATTAAAGTTGGTCGGAGACAAAGAAGATGTTGAAGTGGCGAAAGCTATCCAGAAGTCCCTGCGCCCTTCCACTTCATGGGGGCCCAGTATGCCTCCGCGTCCGCCTGGTCCAGGTTTCTCCCGGAGGTCTTCTGATTTTAGCTATGCTCCGCGTCCACCGCCTACATGCTTCAAGTGTCGCAGGCGTGGCCATATTGCTAGATTTTGCCCAAGGAACTAA